The window CAACGATGGAAGCGTCCAACCCTAATTGTGTCTGCAGTACGGTCGTGACTTCTTTCAGATTTTTACTGCCCCACTCATCAACCTTGGCAATTTCTTCTAGGACAGTGCGTAAAATATCCGGATGCTTTTGTGCATATGGACGGGCTGCCAGATAAAACTGGTGATTGCTGACGATCCCTCTACCGTCGATCAAAATACGCGCATCCAGTTGCTTTTGCGCTGCAGCTAAAAATGGATCCCAGATCACCCAGGCGTCGACGCTGCCGCGTTCAAAGGCAGCACGGGCATCGGCAGGTGCCAAATAAATCACTTCTATATCTTTGTAGGCAATGCCGGCTTTTTCCAGCACCTTGACCAGCAGATAATGCACATTCGAACCTTTATTCAGTACGATCTTTTTACCTTTCAGATCGGCTGCGGTTTTCAATGGGGAATTTTTCGGTACGATCACGGCCTCGCTAGACGGTGCTGGCGGTTCGTTACCGACATACAGCAAATCAGCGCCTGCAGCCTGAGCAAAAATCGGTGGCGCTTCGCCCACGGTACCAAAATCAATACTGCCGACATTCAAGCCTTCCAACAATTGCGGTCCTGCCGGAAATTCAGTCCATTTAACGTCGATGCCTTGTGCCGCCAAACGGGTATCCAATGCGCCAGTCCCTTTTAACAACGTTAGCGTGCCGTATTTTTGATAACCGATACGTAATATGGTTTTGGCTTGCGCCGAAGCTAATGTAGGAAATACGCTCAATGACCCGCCAACCATGACGCTAGCGATGGCAGCGGATAGTGTTGTCAAGGAACGGCGTTTTGCTCGCTGCTCCAAGGACAATTCTGATGCCGTTGAAAATAGCGAATGCGATTTTTTTTGGTTTTTGCTCATGATATGTTTCAGTCTGTCAGGTTTGAAATGGTGCTATCCCTACCGCGAGCTACAAGCGGTATAAGTCGGAACAAATAATCCAAGTGGAACGCTAAGAAAAATTCTTAGCCATCAACAAGCTAAGCCGTACAGGGCACTTTCTCAGCAGCTTGACTAAGACTCACGGACGTTACATCGACTGGCAAAGTAACTGAAACTGACGGTACTGAAGCAGACTTCAGGCGATTGAATTCGCTCAACGCCAATCCTTCATTCAGGTGATGTATCCCATTATGCAAACGCTTTTCGATCGCAGGATCAATTCGTAATCCATCTTGTTCGGACCACTCAATTTGAGCGTCTGTCGCATAAACGCTGGGCAGAATATGTCGGGCGTCTAAGGCCGCTAATACTGGACGTAAAGCATAATCCAGAGCGAGCATATGTGACTGGCTGCCCCCCGTTGCAATTGGCAGAACTAATTTGTCTTTCAATCCATCCTGGGGCAACATATCTAAAAATAATTTTAGTAAACCGCTGTAGGCAGCTTTATAGACTGGTGTCGCAACAACAACCGCATCGGCCTCGGCGATCTGCTGACGAATCGCTGCCAGCTCAGTATTTTTAAAGTCTGCATGCAATAAAGCCTGAGCCGGCAGATCACGCAATGAAATATGACTTACATCATGACCAAGCTCACTTAATTTATTGCCGACAAAGTGCAACAGACGACTCGACCGCGAAGGTGTTGAAGGGCTGCCAGATAATAATAGGATGGTCATGATGGAATACTCTTTTTTAGTTTGCCGATGCGAATTAAGAATCATCGCAAAACGATTTGGTAAAAGAAAAATTTAACCCTCTTCCCTCATTTTCATTTTGCGAAAATTCAATATCATTATTTCTTGCTTGGCTGATAGATCTGATCAAATACGCCGCCGTCAGCAAAGTGTGTTTTTTGTGCTTTGGTCCATCCACCAAAAGTGTCATCAATATTGAACAATTTGATCTTGGCAAAATTGCCCGCGTATTTTTGGGCAGCTTTTTCAGAGGTTGGACGATAGTAGTTTTTAGCAATAATTTCTTGTGCTTCTTCCGTGTACAAATAGTTCAGATAAGCTTCAGCGACTTTACGCGTACCGCGTTTATCGACAACCTTGTCAACAACGGCAACCGGTGGCTCTGCCAGGACACTGATGGAAGGAGTGATAATTTCAAATTTATCTGCGCCAAATTCTTTGAGCGCCAGATAAGCTT of the Undibacterium sp. 5I1 genome contains:
- the ssuE gene encoding NADPH-dependent FMN reductase, which produces MTILLLSGSPSTPSRSSRLLHFVGNKLSELGHDVSHISLRDLPAQALLHADFKNTELAAIRQQIAEADAVVVATPVYKAAYSGLLKLFLDMLPQDGLKDKLVLPIATGGSQSHMLALDYALRPVLAALDARHILPSVYATDAQIEWSEQDGLRIDPAIEKRLHNGIHHLNEGLALSEFNRLKSASVPSVSVTLPVDVTSVSLSQAAEKVPCTA
- a CDS encoding sulfonate ABC transporter substrate-binding protein: MVGGSLSVFPTLASAQAKTILRIGYQKYGTLTLLKGTGALDTRLAAQGIDVKWTEFPAGPQLLEGLNVGSIDFGTVGEAPPIFAQAAGADLLYVGNEPPAPSSEAVIVPKNSPLKTAADLKGKKIVLNKGSNVHYLLVKVLEKAGIAYKDIEVIYLAPADARAAFERGSVDAWVIWDPFLAAAQKQLDARILIDGRGIVSNHQFYLAARPYAQKHPDILRTVLEEIAKVDEWGSKNLKEVTTVLQTQLGLDASIVDLATKRFSFGVRPISEQVIKEQQSIADVFFDLKLIPKKISIKDVVFNVAK